One Nocardioides luti DNA window includes the following coding sequences:
- a CDS encoding PLP-dependent aminotransferase family protein — protein MTGSVSAARVATLVGDFDRSPAYAGLADALVLLIGDGRIGLGARLPSERELTDVLAVSRTTVTRAYAALRDAGYAEARQGAGTFTRVPGGRARAHDRALLPRPGDHEAIDLNCAAAGAPPGLAAAYADAAADLPAYLGGHGYFPAGLPELQRAIAASYDARGLPTDPEQVMVTPGALSAASIVAQAFTSRGDRVVVESPVYPNATQAIRSAGARLVASPVDPDGWDLDAAGATLRQASARLAYLIPDFQNPTGHLMSEAQREEYAAHLRRTRTVAVVDEAHQALALDGQTMPRPFAAFAPDTITIGSASKSFWGGLRLGWIRCPAAQMDRLTRARVGLDLGAPVMEQLVLTRLLASGPVLPDHIVRLREQRAALVAAVSEHLPDWRFHVPTGGLALWCELPTPSATAVVAEAETRGVIVAPGPVFAAEGGLDTFVRIPWTRRPDELTEAVRRLAAAWLAVRGRSAGGAGRSAARVMVA, from the coding sequence ATGACCGGCTCCGTCAGCGCCGCCCGCGTGGCCACCCTCGTCGGCGATTTCGACCGCTCTCCGGCGTACGCCGGCCTCGCCGACGCCCTCGTCCTCCTGATCGGCGACGGCCGGATCGGCCTCGGCGCCCGGCTGCCGAGCGAGCGCGAGCTCACCGACGTGCTGGCGGTCTCGCGGACCACGGTGACGCGGGCGTACGCCGCGCTTCGGGATGCCGGGTACGCCGAGGCCCGGCAGGGCGCCGGCACCTTCACCCGGGTGCCCGGCGGCCGGGCCCGCGCCCACGACCGGGCGCTGCTGCCCCGCCCCGGCGACCACGAGGCGATCGACCTGAACTGCGCGGCGGCCGGCGCCCCGCCCGGGCTGGCGGCGGCGTACGCCGACGCGGCGGCCGACCTGCCGGCGTACCTCGGCGGCCACGGCTACTTCCCCGCCGGCCTCCCCGAGCTGCAGCGCGCGATCGCGGCGTCGTACGACGCCCGCGGCCTGCCCACCGACCCCGAGCAGGTGATGGTGACGCCGGGGGCGCTGAGCGCGGCATCGATCGTGGCGCAGGCGTTCACGTCGCGGGGCGACCGGGTGGTCGTCGAGTCGCCGGTCTACCCGAACGCGACCCAGGCGATCCGCAGCGCCGGCGCCCGCCTGGTCGCCTCCCCCGTCGATCCCGACGGCTGGGACCTCGACGCCGCCGGCGCGACGCTGCGCCAGGCCTCGGCCCGGCTGGCCTACCTGATCCCCGACTTCCAGAACCCCACCGGGCACCTGATGAGCGAGGCCCAGCGCGAGGAGTACGCCGCCCACCTGCGCCGCACCCGCACCGTCGCCGTCGTCGACGAGGCCCACCAGGCCCTCGCCCTCGACGGCCAGACCATGCCCCGCCCCTTCGCCGCGTTCGCCCCCGACACCATCACGATCGGCAGCGCCAGCAAGAGCTTCTGGGGCGGCCTCCGCCTCGGCTGGATCCGCTGCCCCGCCGCGCAGATGGACCGCCTGACCCGCGCCCGCGTCGGCCTCGACCTGGGCGCCCCGGTGATGGAACAGCTAGTCCTGACCCGGCTACTCGCTTCCGGTCCCGTGCTGCCCGATCACATCGTCCGCCTGCGCGAGCAGCGTGCCGCCCTGGTCGCCGCGGTGTCCGAGCACCTCCCGGACTGGCGCTTCCACGTCCCCACCGGGGGCCTCGCGCTCTGGTGCGAGCTCCCGACACCCTCGGCCACCGCCGTCGTCGCCGAGGCCGAGACCCGCGGCGTCATCGTCGCCCCCGGCCCCGTCTTCGCCGCCGAAGGCGGTCTCGACACCTTCGTCCGCATCCCCTGGACCCGCCGCCCCGACGAGCTCACCGAAGCCGTACGTCGCCTGGCCGCCGCTTGGTTGGCTGTCCGCGGCCGGTCGGCCGGAGGTGCCGGACGAAGCGCCGCCCGGGTCATGGTCGCCTAG